The Pseudomonas multiresinivorans DNA window GTGCACCCGGACAACTGGCAGGCCACCGTTGGCCTGGTCACCGGCGCACTGGCCAAGGAAGTGGTGGTCGGAACACTCAACACCCTCTACACCGCCGAACACATTCAAGGCGAAGCTTTCGACGCCGACGGCTACGACCTCTGGGGCCAACTGAAACAGGCCGGGGCGGATACGCTGGACGGCCTGCGCGACTCGTTCAGCCTCAGCGTGCTGGCCAACCCGGTGGCCGCGAGCATGGCCGACGGCGAGATGGAAGAGGGCTCCATGGGCACCTTCGCTGCCAAGTTCGGCAGTCCGTTGGCCGCCTACAGCTACCTCGTCTTCGTGCTGCTCTACGTGCCCTGCGTGGCGACCCTTGGCGCGCTGACCCGCGAGAGCGGCCGCGGCTGGATGACCTTCTCGGTGCTCTGGGGCCTGAACGTCGCCTACTCGCTGGCGACCCTCTGCTACCAGGTATTCAGCTTCGCCGAACATCCGCAGTACAGCGCGGTGGCGATCGGCGTGGTGTTGGCATTCAACCTCGTGCTGTTCCTGATCCTGCGCGGGGTTGGCCGGCGCGGACTGGAGCTGGATGGCGAGCGCGAGCTGCGCGCGGCTCCGGCGGGGAGTTGCCACTGATGGCCACGACAATTGCACTGCGCAACCTGCTGGGCGAGATGGGCGAGGCGGATGTGCCCACCCTGGCCCAGCGCCTCGGCGCTTCAAAGGCGCTGCTGGAAGCTTTGCTGGAAAGGCTGCTGGCAATGGGCGTGGTGGAAAAAGTCGCGCCCGAGCCGGCGGCCTGCGGCAGTTGCAAGGGTTGCACGGAAGCGACGCGGTGTTCGACGACGGGGTATCGCCTCTCCAGGCGCGACGATCCCACACCCTTGCGCTGGAGCACCCCCTGACTCCGGACCTGCAGAGCGCTCCGACGCAGAACCTGACGCGCTTTTTGTAGGAGCGAGCTTGCTCGCGAACAACCCCGGCCTCGGTGCCGAGCGGTTCGCGAGCGAGCTCGCTCCTACAGAGGTTTTCCGGTTTTCGCATGGCGAATAGAAAAAGGGCGCCTTCGCAGGAAGGCGCCCTTTTCGTTGGCGCGGGAACCGACCCTTACAGGCGCGGGTAATCCAGGTAGCCGACCGGGCCCTTGCCGTAGAAGGTTTCCGGGTGCGGTTCGTTCCAGGAGGCGCCTTTCTGCAGGCGGGTCACCAGGTCCGGGTTGGCGATGAACGGGATGCCGAAGGCGACCGCATCGGCCTTGCCGCTTTCCAGCCACTCGCTGGCGGTTTCCTTGGTGAAGCGCTCGTTGGCGATGTAAACGCCGCCGAAGATTTCCTTCAGTTTCGGGCCGATGCTGTCGTCAGCGGCCTTCTCGCGGGTGCAGATGAACGCCACGCCGCGCTTGCCCAGCTCGCGGGCCACGTAGCCGAAAGTGGCCAGCGGATCGGTATCGCCCATGTCGTGGGAGTCCATGCGCGGAGCCAGGTGGACGCCAACACGGCCGGCGCCCCACACGCCGATCACGGCGTCGGTGACTTCCAGCAGCAGGCGCGCGCGGTTCTCCACGGAACCACCGTACTGGTCGGTGCGCTGGTTGGTGCTGCTCTGCAGGAACTGGTCGAGCAGGTAGCCGTTGGCACCGTGCACTTCCACA harbors:
- a CDS encoding alkene reductase, translating into MTTLFDPIVIGDLELPNRIIMAPLTRCRADEGRVPNALVAEYYTQRADAGLILSEATSVTPMGVGYPDTPGIWSDDQVRGWTNITKAVHANGGRIMLQLWHVGRISDPLYLNGETPVAPSALKPAGHVSLVRPIKEFVTPRALETEEIADIVEAYRIGAENAKAAGFDGVEVHGANGYLLDQFLQSSTNQRTDQYGGSVENRARLLLEVTDAVIGVWGAGRVGVHLAPRMDSHDMGDTDPLATFGYVARELGKRGVAFICTREKAADDSIGPKLKEIFGGVYIANERFTKETASEWLESGKADAVAFGIPFIANPDLVTRLQKGASWNEPHPETFYGKGPVGYLDYPRL
- a CDS encoding FeoC-like transcriptional regulator: MATTIALRNLLGEMGEADVPTLAQRLGASKALLEALLERLLAMGVVEKVAPEPAACGSCKGCTEATRCSTTGYRLSRRDDPTPLRWSTP